One part of the Caldanaerobius fijiensis DSM 17918 genome encodes these proteins:
- a CDS encoding GH36-type glycosyl hydrolase domain-containing protein, which translates to MVYIMWISVIAVMAIVYYLAYTVVHRKRFHSISFVNVQDVFLVPEELQKHASEVAKRHIISNKKRSPKLLLWRINDNYRCIRSLYKKLNEEVRLKKSVNPASEWLLDNFYIIEEQIKDVKRILKSGNDLLPVLKEGYLNGYPRVYALALEMVAHTDGKVDEKVISDFIKAYQGKSLLTTREIWALGYMLRIALIENVRFLCGRINETIKQWREAEGVLDSEDILKAAKEHIKSTEINYSFVEHLLQKLRKRGREAMHIINDLRNLLAEFGVTEEQIAQIEHQYQASMEVTIGNSITSLKLLSSMDWTDIFEDLSSVEQILRKDPSGTYSRMDFASRNYYREIVEKIALNAKVSETLVAIKAVECACDVEDDERKRHVGYYLIDKGKNVLEKKIGFEAKGIHKRLKKAKEHVAFIYIGFILAITVLIELAFLSYTYKHIGKFSNLTAAVILALVFMTVLIPASEISVSIVNWLVTRIVRPNILPKLELKDGVPDEAATFVVIPALLSDEKRVKELLFNLEKYYLANKGENVYFALLGDFKDGPDKEMPDDDAIVDCALSGIKELNKRYTKDDREIFYYFHRERQYNKSQGKWMGWERKRGALLEFNDMLCGARKTSYCIVSSDIKKLPKIKYVITLDADTQLPIDTAKELIGTIMHPLNKAIIDEKKGIVTDGYGLLQPRIGVDVVSSNRTLFARIFAGQSGIDPYTTAVSDVYQDLFGEGIYTGKGIYDVEVFQRILRDAIPDNSILSHDLLEGSYVRAGLVTDVELIDGYPARYNSYAMRLHRWVRGDWQLIPWLFSKIKNREGKVVRNPLSVVSKWKIFDNLRRSLVMPSLMVLTAMVFSVFPGNIYIWFGFILLTVAFPAVLEAFDLLLSGQIWIPKGKRFSPVITGFKAALYRALVLFIFMPYQAYLMSDAVIRTLWRVFFTRKNLMEWVTAADMERKLKNDISSSFRRMWVAVLEALAIFALDYSFFPFTWQLTLPLLALWSISPYLAYYISLPVEREVKRLSEEDIGELRFIARKTWRYFEDFVGPDDNYLPPDNYQEDPPNGIAHRTSPTNIGLLLISTLSARDLGYLSTLKMIERLDSTISTIEKMDKWNGHLFNWYNTRTLRPLRPRYVSTVDSGNLVAYMITLRQGLLDYMKRPVFDKTYIEGLQDTIELIKSENGNATLDTRPLKDALCSDISIVNFRKLLEKLKTDLEEVSVGTNDLVWHQKAKDMVIDYLKEQSQLMPWLDGYIRMPQWEGIGFIASIVSEIEKNTSLIGLKSTYSKAIGDLDRYAKDIEDDSIISWIQDFKNEIIIAKENVEKAIEGVNNLVDRLKRLIDSTQFEPLYVPVRQLFSIGYNVEEGQLSKSYYDLLASEARQTSYIAIARGEIDKKHWFRLGRALTVVEGYRGLVSWTGTMFEYLMPVLTMRSYENTLLDETYYFVIRAQKLYGHQRKVPWGTSESAYYSFDINLNYQYKAFGVPSLGLKRGLANEVVVAPYATMLALPLDPEGVMQNIRMLKKHGVDGPYGFYEAIDYTTGRLVQGEKYKVVKSFMVHHQGMSFLALDNYLNDNIMQKRFHSDPVISSAEMLLQERLPDGITFKNEEKTHYEPVKVVEQEEVEVIRMPRLNEGPLPDVHLLSNGNYSIMVTDRGTGYSVGEGQSITRWREDPLGDYGMLFYIQNINSNNVWSATYAPYDVMPDKYKVVFSQHKIEFFRTDGNIDTHTEIIVSPSDVAEIRRLNITNHSEHSRTIEITSYMELVMAPQSADVAHPAFSNLFVKTEYISEYDSLLANRRPRSSDQSSFWVFHTVTVDGGELVGDVQYETDRSKFIGRGRSLKDPVALDVDHPLSNTTGPVLDPIMSLRRRIKIMPGQTVRIAYTTGIAESRSEALKLAAKYHDSGSIERAFELALTRSRVESRYLNMKASEIQLYQQIIPQILFISPLRRNRHDEIRNNLKGQSALWAHGISGDLPIVLVSIDDTEDIDVVHQLIRAHEYWRVKGLNVDLVILNEDKSSYLQPLNDMIKEAIAASHARELVGRPGGVHLVQANNIDEEVKKLFYKVARVVLRGDRPVYEQIALEEEGDLPELGEWEDGTQYDNTPLMMPEVLHFNGIGGFSHDGREYIIYLKDGQNTPAPWINVVSNEHFGFQISESGSGYTWAENSRENKLTPWYNDPVVDPPGEVLYLRDEKSGQVWTVTPQPIRDSEPYLIKHGQGYSVFQHISNGIQQELTVFVPKDDPVKICLLKLKNLTGDTRPLSLTYYIRPVMGVTDQVTAPFIVTEVDEDTGILLIRNSYNEDFPDRIAFLDTSETGERSYTGDRREFIGISGSLGSPEALRRKKLSGRVGAGYDPCGALQVRITLGKGEEKIVSFLLGQCRDIETVRNLCFKYRNTDNAEAEYEAVRRFWDSLTKTIQVKTPDASMDVMINCWLPYQTIACRVWARSAFYQSGGAYGFRDQLQDVMNIVYIYPELTRKQILNSAAHQFKEGDVQHWWHPGSDKGIRTRYSDDLLWLAFVTADYITCTGDADILKSEISYLIDEPLKEDEDERYNKPLVSDTRSTLYEHCVKAIDRALRFGPHGIPLIGSGDWNDGMNAIGNKGRGESIWLGWFLYTVLIRFIPLCEMWGDSERAEKYREFAQKIVDAIEESGWDGSWYRRAYFDDGTPLGSVQNSECKIDSIAQSWSVISGGGRLNRAKEAMGAVEHYLISKESGLIKLLMPPFDEGDLRPGYIRGYVPGVRENGGQYTHAAVWVIMAFALLGEGDKAWEYYNLINPINHSRTPLEVSIYKVEPYVMAADVYAVQPHEGRGGWTWYTGAAGWMYRVGIEHILGLKIRGSDLMVDPCIPKGWKEYTISYRYKDTQYIINIKNPEGVNKGVKSTYLDGELIRDNVIHMVNDGAQHRIEIYMGN; encoded by the coding sequence ATGGTTTACATTATGTGGATATCAGTAATTGCTGTAATGGCTATAGTCTATTATTTAGCTTATACGGTGGTACACAGGAAGAGGTTTCACAGCATTAGCTTTGTCAATGTGCAGGATGTATTTCTGGTTCCGGAAGAGCTGCAAAAGCATGCGAGTGAAGTGGCTAAGAGACATATAATCTCTAATAAAAAAAGAAGTCCAAAATTGCTTTTATGGAGGATAAATGATAATTACAGGTGTATTAGATCCCTTTATAAAAAGCTTAATGAAGAAGTGAGGTTAAAAAAATCCGTAAACCCAGCTTCGGAATGGTTATTGGATAATTTTTATATAATCGAAGAACAGATTAAAGATGTTAAGAGGATTTTAAAGAGCGGAAATGATCTGCTACCGGTTTTAAAGGAAGGATATTTAAATGGATATCCCAGAGTTTATGCGCTGGCGCTGGAAATGGTAGCCCATACCGATGGTAAAGTTGACGAGAAGGTCATTTCTGATTTCATTAAAGCATATCAAGGCAAGTCATTGCTTACAACAAGGGAGATATGGGCGTTAGGTTATATGCTGCGCATTGCGCTGATTGAAAATGTAAGGTTTTTGTGCGGCAGAATAAATGAAACCATAAAACAGTGGCGAGAAGCTGAAGGGGTTCTGGATTCTGAGGATATACTTAAAGCAGCAAAGGAACACATTAAGAGTACGGAGATTAATTACTCTTTTGTGGAACACCTTTTACAAAAGTTGAGAAAGCGCGGCAGGGAAGCAATGCACATTATCAACGATTTGAGAAATCTGCTGGCGGAGTTTGGAGTCACAGAAGAACAGATTGCTCAAATAGAGCACCAGTATCAGGCTTCGATGGAAGTCACTATTGGTAACTCTATAACGAGTTTAAAATTGCTGTCCAGTATGGACTGGACGGACATTTTTGAAGATTTAAGCTCAGTCGAACAGATATTGAGAAAAGATCCCAGTGGTACATATTCCAGAATGGATTTTGCATCGAGAAATTATTATAGGGAAATTGTAGAGAAAATAGCTTTGAATGCTAAAGTTTCAGAAACGCTTGTCGCTATTAAGGCTGTTGAGTGCGCCTGTGATGTAGAAGACGATGAGAGAAAAAGGCATGTCGGGTATTATTTGATCGACAAAGGAAAGAATGTTTTAGAAAAGAAGATAGGGTTTGAAGCCAAAGGTATTCACAAGCGTTTAAAAAAGGCAAAAGAGCATGTGGCATTTATTTATATAGGCTTTATACTTGCCATTACGGTTTTAATAGAGCTGGCATTTTTGAGTTATACCTATAAGCATATAGGTAAATTCAGTAATTTGACTGCTGCTGTTATTTTGGCATTGGTTTTCATGACGGTATTGATACCAGCCAGTGAAATATCGGTAAGCATAGTAAACTGGTTGGTAACCCGTATTGTTCGCCCTAACATATTGCCAAAACTTGAGTTGAAGGATGGCGTTCCGGATGAAGCAGCAACGTTTGTGGTTATTCCTGCATTATTGTCGGACGAAAAGCGGGTCAAAGAGCTGCTGTTCAATTTGGAGAAGTATTATCTGGCTAATAAAGGTGAAAACGTGTACTTTGCGCTATTGGGCGATTTTAAGGATGGACCTGATAAGGAAATGCCCGACGATGACGCTATTGTCGATTGTGCTCTGAGCGGAATTAAAGAATTAAACAAGCGTTATACGAAGGATGATAGGGAGATTTTCTATTACTTTCACAGAGAAAGGCAGTACAACAAAAGCCAGGGTAAATGGATGGGCTGGGAACGCAAGAGGGGAGCGTTGCTGGAGTTTAACGATATGTTGTGCGGCGCAAGAAAGACCAGTTATTGTATCGTAAGCAGTGATATTAAAAAATTGCCTAAGATAAAGTATGTTATCACGCTGGATGCTGATACGCAATTGCCTATAGACACGGCAAAAGAATTGATCGGGACGATTATGCATCCATTGAATAAGGCTATTATTGATGAAAAAAAAGGCATAGTAACAGACGGATATGGGCTTTTACAGCCGCGCATAGGCGTAGATGTAGTAAGTTCTAATCGCACATTATTTGCCAGAATCTTTGCCGGTCAATCGGGTATAGATCCGTATACCACAGCAGTGTCTGACGTATACCAGGATTTATTTGGAGAAGGTATATACACAGGTAAAGGTATATATGATGTGGAAGTTTTTCAGCGTATTTTACGCGATGCCATACCCGATAATTCTATATTAAGCCATGACCTGCTGGAGGGTTCTTATGTCAGGGCGGGTCTTGTCACGGATGTGGAACTGATTGATGGATATCCTGCCAGGTATAACTCTTATGCCATGCGATTGCACAGATGGGTTAGGGGCGATTGGCAACTGATTCCATGGCTATTTTCAAAAATTAAAAATAGAGAGGGTAAAGTTGTACGCAATCCATTGTCTGTAGTATCAAAGTGGAAGATATTTGATAACCTGAGGAGAAGCCTGGTAATGCCATCTTTGATGGTTTTGACTGCTATGGTTTTTAGTGTATTTCCTGGAAATATTTATATATGGTTTGGGTTTATATTGCTCACAGTAGCTTTTCCTGCTGTATTGGAAGCTTTTGATCTGCTACTGTCGGGGCAGATCTGGATTCCAAAAGGAAAAAGATTTTCGCCGGTGATTACGGGCTTTAAGGCAGCACTGTATAGGGCGTTAGTTTTGTTTATCTTTATGCCGTATCAGGCTTATTTAATGTCTGATGCCGTAATACGCACGCTGTGGAGGGTGTTTTTTACCAGAAAGAATCTCATGGAATGGGTAACTGCAGCGGACATGGAGCGAAAACTGAAAAATGATATATCCAGTTCTTTTAGAAGGATGTGGGTGGCTGTACTGGAAGCACTAGCGATATTTGCCCTTGACTATAGTTTTTTTCCCTTTACCTGGCAGCTTACATTGCCATTGCTCGCTTTATGGAGTATATCTCCTTATTTAGCGTATTACATCAGTCTGCCGGTAGAGCGAGAAGTAAAACGGCTGTCTGAAGAAGATATAGGGGAGCTGAGGTTCATTGCCCGTAAAACATGGAGGTATTTTGAAGATTTTGTAGGTCCTGATGACAATTATTTGCCGCCGGATAATTATCAGGAGGATCCGCCCAATGGTATTGCCCATAGGACTTCGCCGACAAATATAGGCCTTTTGCTCATATCGACTCTTTCAGCCAGGGACTTGGGATATTTGAGCACTTTAAAAATGATAGAAAGACTTGATAGCACGATTTCTACTATAGAAAAAATGGATAAGTGGAATGGGCATTTGTTTAACTGGTACAATACCCGTACGCTGAGACCGCTGAGGCCAAGGTACGTTTCTACGGTAGATAGCGGTAATCTGGTGGCGTATATGATTACATTGAGGCAGGGCCTTCTGGATTATATGAAACGTCCTGTTTTTGACAAAACATATATTGAAGGCCTTCAGGATACCATTGAGCTTATAAAATCTGAAAACGGTAATGCAACTTTAGATACAAGGCCTTTAAAGGACGCGCTTTGCTCCGATATATCTATTGTAAATTTTAGAAAATTGTTAGAGAAGTTGAAAACAGATCTAGAGGAAGTGTCTGTGGGTACAAATGATCTGGTATGGCATCAAAAGGCAAAGGACATGGTAATAGATTATTTAAAAGAGCAGAGCCAATTGATGCCGTGGCTTGATGGTTACATTAGAATGCCCCAGTGGGAAGGAATAGGATTTATCGCTTCTATTGTAAGCGAAATTGAAAAAAACACCTCGCTAATTGGGCTCAAAAGCACCTATAGTAAAGCTATAGGTGATCTGGATAGATACGCAAAAGATATTGAGGACGATAGCATCATTTCGTGGATTCAGGATTTCAAAAACGAGATCATAATCGCTAAAGAAAATGTAGAAAAGGCGATTGAAGGGGTAAATAACCTGGTGGACAGGTTAAAGAGGTTGATAGATTCTACCCAATTTGAGCCTCTTTATGTACCGGTCAGGCAGCTGTTTTCTATCGGTTATAATGTAGAGGAAGGACAGCTTTCTAAGTCCTACTATGACCTCCTGGCTTCTGAAGCGAGGCAAACCAGCTATATCGCTATTGCCAGGGGTGAGATAGATAAAAAGCACTGGTTTCGCCTGGGCCGAGCTCTTACAGTAGTAGAAGGCTACAGAGGGCTGGTATCGTGGACAGGTACAATGTTTGAGTATCTCATGCCGGTGCTTACCATGCGCAGTTATGAAAACACCTTATTAGACGAAACATATTATTTTGTTATAAGGGCGCAGAAACTTTATGGGCATCAGCGAAAAGTGCCATGGGGTACATCTGAATCCGCTTATTATTCTTTCGATATTAATCTGAATTATCAGTATAAAGCCTTTGGTGTGCCTTCCCTCGGGTTAAAAAGAGGACTTGCCAATGAAGTGGTGGTGGCTCCTTACGCCACTATGTTGGCATTGCCATTAGATCCGGAGGGCGTTATGCAAAATATCCGCATGTTAAAAAAACATGGTGTGGATGGCCCCTATGGCTTTTACGAGGCTATAGACTACACCACTGGCAGGCTGGTACAGGGAGAGAAATATAAGGTAGTTAAGAGCTTTATGGTACATCATCAGGGGATGAGCTTTCTGGCTCTTGATAATTATCTGAACGACAACATTATGCAAAAGCGGTTCCATTCGGATCCTGTGATAAGCTCCGCCGAGATGTTGCTACAGGAACGATTACCTGATGGAATTACTTTTAAAAATGAAGAGAAAACCCATTACGAGCCAGTAAAGGTAGTAGAACAGGAAGAAGTAGAGGTTATAAGGATGCCGCGGCTCAATGAAGGCCCTCTTCCCGATGTCCACCTTCTTTCTAATGGAAATTATTCCATAATGGTAACAGATAGAGGTACTGGTTATAGCGTGGGAGAAGGGCAATCTATCACGAGGTGGAGAGAGGATCCATTAGGGGATTATGGGATGCTCTTTTATATACAGAATATAAACTCAAATAACGTATGGTCTGCTACGTATGCGCCTTATGATGTTATGCCAGATAAATATAAGGTGGTGTTTTCACAGCACAAAATTGAATTTTTCAGAACTGACGGGAACATCGACACGCACACAGAGATAATAGTTTCACCCAGCGATGTAGCTGAAATAAGGAGGTTAAATATAACCAATCACAGCGAGCATTCGAGGACGATAGAGATAACCAGCTATATGGAACTGGTGATGGCTCCGCAGTCTGCCGATGTAGCCCATCCTGCTTTCAGCAATTTGTTTGTAAAGACGGAGTATATAAGCGAATATGATAGCTTATTGGCCAATAGGAGGCCAAGGAGCAGCGACCAAAGCTCGTTTTGGGTATTCCATACCGTAACAGTGGACGGGGGTGAACTGGTGGGAGATGTCCAGTATGAGACGGATCGATCAAAATTTATCGGGCGAGGGCGTTCTCTGAAAGATCCGGTGGCGCTGGATGTGGATCATCCCCTTTCCAATACCACAGGGCCTGTATTAGATCCTATAATGAGCCTTAGGCGCAGGATAAAGATAATGCCAGGGCAGACCGTCAGGATCGCCTATACAACTGGTATAGCAGAAAGCCGTAGCGAAGCCTTAAAGCTGGCGGCAAAATACCATGACAGTGGTTCTATTGAGAGGGCTTTTGAACTGGCATTGACAAGAAGCCGAGTCGAATCCAGATATTTAAACATGAAAGCCAGCGAAATACAGTTATATCAGCAGATAATACCGCAGATACTGTTTATCAGCCCATTGAGGCGAAATAGGCATGATGAAATCCGAAATAACCTGAAGGGGCAATCGGCGTTATGGGCACATGGCATATCAGGAGACTTGCCCATTGTCCTCGTAAGCATTGACGACACGGAAGACATTGATGTCGTACATCAACTTATACGAGCTCACGAATACTGGCGGGTTAAAGGCCTTAATGTGGATCTGGTCATATTAAATGAAGATAAAAGCAGCTATTTACAGCCGTTAAATGACATGATAAAAGAAGCTATTGCGGCCAGTCATGCCAGAGAATTGGTCGGAAGACCTGGAGGGGTACATCTGGTACAGGCCAATAATATCGACGAAGAAGTTAAGAAGCTGTTCTATAAAGTGGCGAGAGTGGTATTGAGGGGTGATAGACCTGTTTACGAGCAGATTGCATTGGAAGAAGAAGGGGATTTACCCGAGCTAGGAGAATGGGAAGATGGCACACAATATGATAATACACCCCTTATGATGCCGGAAGTTTTACATTTTAATGGCATAGGTGGTTTTAGCCATGATGGCAGGGAGTATATTATTTATTTAAAAGATGGGCAGAATACACCTGCCCCATGGATAAATGTAGTTTCCAATGAACATTTTGGATTTCAGATATCCGAATCGGGTTCAGGTTATACCTGGGCAGAAAATAGCCGCGAAAACAAATTGACTCCTTGGTATAATGACCCTGTCGTTGATCCTCCAGGGGAAGTGTTGTATTTGCGGGACGAGAAAAGCGGACAGGTATGGACTGTGACACCACAACCTATAAGGGATAGCGAGCCCTATTTGATTAAACATGGGCAGGGTTATTCAGTATTTCAACACATAAGCAATGGTATTCAGCAAGAATTAACAGTATTTGTCCCAAAAGATGATCCTGTGAAGATATGTCTATTAAAACTTAAAAACCTCACAGGGGATACGCGACCTTTAAGTCTTACGTATTATATAAGGCCTGTGATGGGGGTAACCGATCAGGTGACAGCGCCTTTTATTGTCACAGAGGTAGATGAGGATACCGGTATTTTGCTCATACGCAACAGCTATAACGAAGATTTTCCGGATAGGATCGCCTTTCTGGATACATCAGAAACAGGTGAAAGATCCTATACTGGAGATCGCCGGGAGTTTATAGGCATATCCGGAAGCCTGGGTTCTCCTGAAGCCCTGAGGAGGAAAAAACTATCCGGAAGGGTTGGTGCAGGATATGATCCGTGTGGGGCATTACAGGTGAGGATAACGTTGGGTAAGGGGGAGGAAAAGATTGTTTCGTTTTTGCTAGGACAATGCCGCGATATAGAGACGGTTAGAAATCTGTGTTTTAAGTATAGAAATACAGATAACGCAGAAGCAGAATATGAGGCGGTGAGAAGGTTCTGGGACAGCCTTACAAAAACCATACAGGTCAAAACCCCTGATGCGTCTATGGATGTTATGATTAATTGCTGGCTGCCATATCAGACTATTGCGTGCAGGGTATGGGCAAGATCCGCTTTCTACCAATCTGGCGGTGCATATGGTTTTAGAGATCAGCTGCAGGATGTTATGAACATTGTCTATATATACCCTGAGTTGACGCGCAAACAGATATTAAATAGCGCCGCCCATCAATTTAAAGAAGGAGATGTGCAACACTGGTGGCATCCGGGATCTGACAAAGGTATACGGACCAGATATTCTGACGACCTTTTATGGCTTGCCTTTGTAACAGCGGATTACATCACCTGCACAGGGGATGCAGATATATTAAAATCAGAAATTTCATATCTCATAGATGAGCCTTTGAAAGAAGATGAAGACGAGAGATACAACAAACCTTTGGTATCTGATACCAGATCGACGCTGTATGAGCATTGCGTTAAAGCCATAGACCGCGCATTGAGATTTGGTCCCCATGGGATCCCGCTTATAGGTTCAGGGGATTGGAATGATGGCATGAATGCAATTGGCAACAAAGGCAGAGGAGAAAGCATATGGCTTGGTTGGTTTTTGTATACCGTTTTGATCAGGTTTATTCCTTTGTGCGAGATGTGGGGTGACAGCGAGAGGGCGGAAAAATATCGGGAGTTTGCTCAGAAAATAGTTGATGCCATTGAAGAGAGCGGATGGGATGGCAGCTGGTACAGGAGAGCATACTTTGATGATGGAACTCCATTGGGGTCTGTGCAGAACTCTGAATGCAAGATAGATTCCATCGCTCAGTCCTGGTCAGTGATATCCGGTGGAGGCAGGCTCAACAGAGCCAAAGAAGCCATGGGAGCTGTAGAACATTACCTGATAAGTAAGGAAAGTGGGCTTATCAAATTATTGATGCCGCCATTTGATGAAGGAGATTTAAGGCCGGGTTATATAAGAGGCTATGTTCCAGGCGTTAGAGAAAACGGTGGGCAGTACACCCACGCAGCCGTATGGGTAATAATGGCTTTTGCCCTTCTTGGAGAAGGCGATAAGGCGTGGGAGTATTATAACCTGATAAATCCCATAAACCACAGCCGTACACCTTTGGAAGTATCGATATATAAGGTGGAACCTTATGTTATGGCAGCGGATGTATATGCAGTTCAGCCCCATGAAGGTAGAGGAGGGTGGACATGGTACACGGGGGCAGCTGGCTGGATGTACAGAGTAGGCATTGAGCATATTTTAGGATTAAAAATAAGAGGTAGTGATTTGATGGTTGACCCGTGTATACCTAAGGGGTGGAAAGAATATACGATCAGCTATAGGTACAAAGACACTCAATATATTATAAACATTAAAAATCCCGAGGGAGTAAATAAAGGGGTTAAGAGTACGTATTTAGACGGTGAGCTAATCAGAGATAATGTAATACACATGGTAAACGATGGAGCACAACACCGCATTGAAATATATATGGGAAATTAA
- a CDS encoding NAD+ synthase → MKVAIGQINPTVGDLVGNANKIIEYVENAKTKGAELIVFPELSVIGYPPKDLLYNPDFLHHVEIVLNDIVNKIHDIYAIIGVVTTTGDGFLRNSAVLVRDGRIVDKADKTLLPNYDVFDESRYFIPSNNIHCINIKGLKVGVSICEDIWNDKDFWERPRYNIDVTEELVKEDPAFFINISASPYNYKKYELRSHMISKIAEKYHKPIIYVNQVGGNDELLFDGSSFVVNAKGDITVQAGSFKEDFMVFDIENLDNGECINVNEDISWIYNALVMGIKDYTAKTGFKKVAIGLSGGIDSAVTCCLAVEALGKENVLGVSMPSRYSSEGSKSDARILAENLGIEFRTYPIEDVFKAYLKVFNGDGEPLKDLAEENIQARIRGNYLMFLSNRENRLVLTTGNKSELAMGYCTLYGDMAGGLAVISDVPKTMVYELARYINRDRQIIPESTLTKPPSAELRPDQKDVDSLPPYEILDVILKAYIEDEKSIDEIVSMGYSEDLVRDIMKKVNRAEYKRRQAAPGLKVTTKAFGIGRRMPIAQRWL, encoded by the coding sequence ATGAAAGTTGCCATAGGACAGATCAATCCAACCGTAGGCGATCTGGTTGGAAATGCTAATAAAATAATTGAATATGTAGAAAATGCCAAAACAAAAGGTGCTGAACTTATTGTTTTTCCAGAACTTTCAGTTATCGGCTATCCACCAAAAGATCTTTTATACAATCCCGATTTTCTACATCATGTAGAAATAGTATTAAACGATATCGTCAACAAAATACACGATATATACGCGATTATTGGCGTAGTAACAACGACAGGTGATGGCTTTTTGCGCAATTCAGCAGTACTAGTTCGTGATGGAAGGATAGTCGATAAAGCCGATAAAACCCTTCTGCCGAACTATGATGTATTTGATGAGTCGCGCTATTTTATTCCATCAAATAACATACACTGTATAAACATCAAAGGTTTGAAAGTCGGTGTAAGCATATGTGAGGATATATGGAATGATAAAGACTTTTGGGAGCGTCCGCGATATAATATCGATGTGACAGAAGAACTGGTAAAAGAAGACCCCGCTTTCTTCATCAATATATCCGCATCGCCTTATAATTATAAAAAATACGAACTGCGCTCTCATATGATCTCAAAAATCGCTGAAAAATACCATAAACCTATAATATATGTAAATCAGGTAGGTGGAAATGACGAGCTTTTATTTGATGGTTCTAGCTTTGTGGTAAACGCAAAAGGCGACATTACAGTACAAGCCGGATCCTTTAAAGAAGACTTCATGGTCTTCGATATAGAAAACCTGGATAACGGCGAATGCATAAATGTAAATGAAGATATATCATGGATATACAATGCATTGGTAATGGGCATCAAGGACTATACAGCCAAAACGGGATTCAAAAAAGTAGCCATAGGCTTGAGCGGTGGTATAGACTCAGCCGTAACATGCTGTCTCGCCGTTGAAGCATTGGGCAAAGAAAATGTCCTCGGCGTATCAATGCCATCCAGATATTCATCAGAAGGAAGTAAAAGCGATGCCAGAATACTGGCAGAAAATCTGGGAATTGAATTTAGGACATATCCTATCGAAGATGTTTTTAAGGCCTATTTAAAAGTATTTAACGGAGACGGGGAACCTTTAAAAGATCTGGCAGAAGAAAATATACAAGCGAGGATAAGGGGCAATTACCTTATGTTCTTATCCAATCGCGAAAACAGGCTGGTCCTCACCACAGGGAATAAATCGGAACTGGCCATGGGATATTGTACGCTATACGGTGATATGGCAGGGGGGTTAGCTGTCATATCGGATGTCCCGAAAACCATGGTCTATGAACTGGCCCGGTATATAAATAGAGATCGCCAGATTATACCCGAGTCCACATTGACAAAGCCACCTTCTGCTGAATTAAGGCCAGACCAAAAGGATGTGGACTCATTGCCTCCCTATGAGATACTTGACGTTATACTGAAGGCATACATAGAAGATGAAAAATCCATTGATGAAATAGTCAGCATGGGTTATTCTGAAGATCTGGTAAGGGACATCATGAAAAAGGTCAACAGAGCAGAATACAAGAGAAGACAGGCCGCCCCTGGACTCAAAGTCACCACAAAAGCCTTTGGAATAGGAAGAAGAATGCCTATAGCCCAAAGATGGCTATAG